Within Actinosynnema pretiosum, the genomic segment GTCGGCGCGTGGCGTCCGGCCGGGCAGGGGTGCCGCTGGTCGGGGTCGCCTGGTCGCGCGCGTCGGCCTGGTGGTGTCGGGCGGGGTCGGCCGCGGGCTCCGGCGAGGGCGGGGTGCTGCCCTGCCGAAGTGGCCGCCCGTGCGCCGCTCGGGCGCACCGGTCGTCACCGCGCTCGGGTCACCTCGGCCGGTCCTCGGCCGGATCGGTCCTCGGGTGTTCCGGGCTCGTCGTGCTGCCGGAGCCGGTCGGGGTTCCGGGGTGGTCGGTGCGAGGCCGTGCGGGGACGGCCTCTCGCGACCGCTCGGGGCGCGCCGCGTCGCGACGCGCGCTCGGTCGTGGGGTGGGCTCCCGCGCAGGAGCCCGGTCCCGGACGGGGGTCAGGCGACGCCGTCCCGGCGCTGCCTCTGCAGCCGCGCCACGCACCAGGCCGCGGCGCTGCCCCGGCGGAGGTGCTGGAGCACGGTCATGGGTCCGAGCCTGCGCCCCAGGTCGGCCGGGCTCAGGCCCGCCGCCCGGTAGTCGAGCGCGCGCTGGTCCATCGGGCTGATGCCCGCGTCCCACCACAGCTCGGCCTCGGCGAGGTCGCCGACCAGCTGCCAGTAGCTGGCCGCCGCCGCGAGGAGGACCTCGGGCGCCTCGGGCGCCCGCTTCCTCATCGCCGCCACGTACGCGGGGTCCGCGGACTCGACCTTGACCGAGCCCCCTCGGTACCCGCCGGTCGCCCGCTGGACGGGGATCGCCGGCACGGACTGCGGGGCTTCGGCGAGCCACGCGTCCTTGATCCGGTTCACCTCGCGCAGCTCGGCGTCGTCGGAGCGCTCAGCCGCCCACTGACGCAGCAGCTCGTCCACTCCGGAGTCCTCGACCATTCCGCCTCCTCGTCGGTCGAAGATCAGCCAATGCAGCGCACCGTATTCGGGGGTTCCGACAACCGCTAGACCCTTGTTTGCCAAAAACCCTGTTACCAGGGTGTTATAGCCCTCATTTCACCCGCTAGGCGGAGCGTCGGGCCAACTCGATCACGTGAAGTGACCGAGACGGTCGGGCGTCACTCGAACAGGGCGCGGATGAAGGTGATGATCGACTCGGCGCTCTCCCGGAGCCAGGCCAGCACCCCCTTCACGGTCTCGGCGGACTGGTCGGGCTGGGTGATGAGGAAGAACAGCACCAGCGCGACACCCGCCAGCGACAGCACCTTCTTGAGCTTCACCGAGCGCTCTCCCTCCGTTCACCGGGGCGGCGCGAGCGGGTCCGGGGACAGCCCGTTACCCGGCTCGACGCAGGACATGGTCCACCACTCACCCGGATGACACGGGGAGAACGCGCCGAGCTGGTCCGTTCAGCCCTCGGAAGACACCCTGGGCGACGAGTGACCCGGCCGATGACCACCCGAACGGACTATCAAGGCCGTTGGGCTGAACGCCGATGCTGTGGGTGACGGGTCGCTCGGCGGCTCCGCGCACACCTCCCCACACGGCACGAACATCGGAGCTCCGCCACACCTCCAGCACAGCCCAGCCGGATCACTCGGATGCGCTCGGTCACGCACGCAGCGTGACAGGAGAGTCGGGCGCGTCCTGAATTCCTCACGCCGCGCTCCGGGGTTTTCCGCAGCCTTTTTTCGATCATCGGCGGCGGGGGTGGGTCGGATTTGTTCCGGA encodes:
- a CDS encoding transcriptional regulator, with protein sequence MVEDSGVDELLRQWAAERSDDAELREVNRIKDAWLAEAPQSVPAIPVQRATGGYRGGSVKVESADPAYVAAMRKRAPEAPEVLLAAAASYWQLVGDLAEAELWWDAGISPMDQRALDYRAAGLSPADLGRRLGPMTVLQHLRRGSAAAWCVARLQRQRRDGVA